A genomic region of Rheinheimera sp. MMS21-TC3 contains the following coding sequences:
- the mutS gene encoding DNA mismatch repair protein MutS — MPSDKKLEQDLSAHTPMMQQYLGIKSQHPDILMFYRMGDFYELFFDDAKRAAALLDISLTKRGQSSGQPIPMAGVPYHAVEGYLSRLVQLGESIAICEQVGDPATSKGPVERKVVRIVTPGTVTDEALLNARHDNLLCAISHSRQHYGLAQLDLTSGRFLLNQVANLDDLAALIQRLNPAELLYPEDFAAINLIENRKGARRRPIWEFDLATARSLLCKQFGTKDLLSFAVDDAPVALMAAGCVMQYVNDTQRAHLPHIRAIGVERSEDNIVLDAATRRNLELTQNLAGNFDHTLAAVLDTSQTAMGSRLLKRWIHAPLRNQQTVNQRLDAVAELIEQYEQLQPDLKSIGDIERIITRLALRSARPRDFARLRQALQLLPELAPKLDKQQAKALQNIAFAAQPIPSLCQLLEQAIVESPPVLMRDGGVIADGYDAELDQWRNLATGATDYLSQLEQRERERTGISSLKVGFNRVHGYYIETGRSADIKVPTEYVRRQTLKNNERYIIPELKEYEDKVLGSQSKALAIEKQLYEQLFDHCAEYLAPLQQLAQALAELDVLCTFAERADSLHYCRPSLVNETGIKLEQARHPVVEQVLTTPFIANPLTMQQQRRMLMLTGPNMGGKSTYMRQTALIVLMAYIGCFVPASSAQIGPIDRIFTRIGASDDLASGRSTFMVEMTETATILHHATENSLVLMDEIGRGTSTYDGLSLAWACAEHLAKNIKALTLFATHYFELTELAERTEGIVNVHLDAIEHDETIVFMHNVQEGAASKSFGLQVAQLAGVPKNIIRQAQQKLHQLEQQSLVTEPSQTVAATPQLELALAEHPIIEKLREIDLDNLTARHALQLLYQLKDTLV, encoded by the coding sequence ATGCCGTCAGATAAGAAACTGGAGCAAGACTTAAGCGCTCACACCCCTATGATGCAGCAATATTTGGGAATTAAAAGCCAACACCCCGATATTTTAATGTTTTATCGCATGGGCGACTTCTATGAATTGTTTTTTGATGATGCTAAGCGTGCTGCAGCACTGTTAGATATATCACTAACTAAGCGTGGCCAAAGTAGTGGCCAGCCCATACCTATGGCGGGTGTGCCTTATCATGCGGTTGAAGGCTATTTATCTCGCTTAGTCCAACTAGGTGAATCTATTGCTATTTGCGAGCAAGTTGGCGATCCGGCCACTAGCAAAGGGCCTGTTGAGCGCAAGGTAGTACGCATTGTCACTCCGGGTACTGTGACTGACGAAGCCTTATTAAATGCTCGCCACGACAACTTACTTTGTGCCATTAGCCATTCTAGACAGCATTACGGTTTAGCCCAATTAGATTTAACTAGTGGCCGCTTTTTACTAAATCAAGTTGCCAATTTAGATGATCTTGCGGCTTTAATTCAGCGCTTAAATCCTGCCGAGCTGTTATATCCTGAAGACTTTGCTGCCATAAACTTAATAGAAAATCGTAAAGGTGCCAGGCGTAGGCCAATTTGGGAGTTTGATTTAGCAACAGCCAGGTCATTGTTATGTAAGCAGTTTGGCACCAAAGACTTACTTAGCTTTGCCGTTGACGATGCACCTGTAGCCTTAATGGCTGCAGGCTGTGTAATGCAGTATGTCAATGACACTCAACGTGCCCACTTACCCCATATTCGTGCTATTGGTGTTGAGCGCTCTGAAGACAATATAGTATTAGACGCTGCAACTAGACGTAATTTAGAACTCACTCAAAACTTAGCTGGCAATTTTGACCACACTTTGGCTGCAGTGCTCGATACTAGCCAGACCGCTATGGGATCACGACTATTAAAACGTTGGATCCATGCCCCGCTTCGCAATCAACAAACCGTTAACCAACGCTTAGATGCCGTAGCTGAGCTTATTGAGCAATATGAACAACTGCAACCTGACTTAAAAAGTATTGGCGATATAGAGCGCATTATTACTCGCTTAGCCCTGCGTAGTGCAAGGCCACGTGACTTTGCTCGCTTACGTCAAGCCTTACAGTTACTGCCTGAACTAGCACCTAAACTAGACAAGCAACAAGCTAAAGCCTTGCAAAACATTGCTTTTGCGGCTCAACCTATTCCCAGCTTATGTCAATTATTAGAACAAGCCATTGTAGAGTCACCACCAGTATTAATGCGTGATGGTGGTGTCATTGCCGATGGCTATGATGCCGAGTTAGATCAATGGCGCAATTTAGCTACAGGTGCTACCGACTATTTAAGTCAACTAGAACAACGGGAACGTGAGCGCACTGGCATTAGCTCATTAAAAGTTGGCTTTAATCGAGTCCATGGCTATTACATTGAAACCGGCCGTAGTGCTGATATTAAAGTGCCAACGGAATATGTCCGGCGGCAAACCTTAAAAAATAATGAGCGTTATATCATTCCTGAGCTAAAAGAATACGAGGATAAAGTGCTCGGCAGCCAAAGCAAAGCCTTGGCCATTGAAAAGCAACTCTATGAGCAGCTGTTTGACCACTGCGCTGAGTATCTGGCACCTTTACAGCAATTAGCCCAAGCTTTAGCTGAATTAGATGTGCTTTGCACCTTTGCCGAGCGTGCAGATAGTTTGCACTACTGCCGACCTAGCCTAGTAAATGAAACTGGAATTAAATTAGAGCAAGCACGGCATCCTGTTGTTGAACAAGTGTTAACTACACCATTTATTGCCAACCCATTAACTATGCAGCAACAGCGGCGAATGCTGATGCTAACCGGCCCTAATATGGGCGGTAAATCAACCTATATGCGTCAGACAGCCTTAATAGTGCTAATGGCCTATATTGGCTGTTTTGTACCGGCAAGCTCGGCCCAAATTGGCCCTATAGATCGGATCTTTACTCGTATTGGCGCATCCGATGACTTAGCCTCTGGCCGCTCAACTTTTATGGTAGAAATGACTGAAACCGCCACTATTTTGCATCATGCCACTGAAAACAGCTTAGTATTAATGGATGAAATTGGCCGCGGTACTAGTACCTATGATGGTTTAAGCTTAGCTTGGGCCTGTGCTGAGCATTTAGCTAAGAACATTAAAGCTTTAACCTTATTTGCTACTCATTATTTTGAATTAACGGAGCTAGCCGAGCGCACCGAAGGTATTGTTAACGTCCATTTAGATGCGATTGAACATGACGAAACTATAGTGTTTATGCACAATGTACAAGAAGGTGCAGCCAGTAAAAGCTTTGGTTTACAAGTAGCACAGTTAGCAGGCGTACCCAAAAATATTATTCGCCAAGCACAACAAAAGTTACACCAATTAGAACAGCAAAGTTTAGTCACTGAACCTAGTCAAACAGTTGCGGCTACACCGCAACTAGAATTAGCCTTAGCAGAGCATCCTATAATAGAAAAGTTACGTGAAATTGATCTTGATAACTTAACGGCACGTCATGCACTCCAATTGTTATACCAACTAAAAGATACATTGGTATGA
- a CDS encoding nicotinamide-nucleotide amidohydrolase family protein translates to MVNSLQLATELGQLLLRKKWTITTAESCTGGGVSYWLTAVAGSSAYVDRAFITYSNKAKQQLLAVRSATLLQFGAVSEQTATEMAAGAAKAAGAKFAIAVTGIAGPDGGSVEKPVGTVCFGFYVDGSIISQRECFQGDRQQVRQQSIEYALKRSIELLTASLI, encoded by the coding sequence ATGGTTAACAGTCTGCAGCTGGCAACCGAATTAGGCCAGCTATTATTACGGAAAAAGTGGACAATCACCACTGCTGAGTCTTGTACTGGTGGCGGTGTTAGCTATTGGTTAACCGCGGTAGCGGGCAGTTCAGCTTATGTTGACCGCGCCTTTATCACTTATAGCAATAAAGCCAAACAACAATTACTGGCTGTACGCAGTGCAACTTTACTACAATTTGGCGCTGTTAGTGAGCAAACCGCGACCGAAATGGCAGCCGGTGCTGCTAAAGCAGCTGGGGCAAAGTTTGCTATAGCTGTAACAGGTATTGCTGGGCCTGATGGTGGCTCGGTAGAAAAGCCAGTGGGGACTGTATGTTTTGGTTTTTACGTAGATGGCTCTATAATTAGTCAACGAGAATGCTTTCAAGGCGATCGACAACAGGTTAGACAACAAAGTATTGAGTATGCTTTAAAACGTAGTATAGAGTTGTTGACAGCTAGCTTAATCTAG